Within the Gracilinema caldarium DSM 7334 genome, the region TTCGAACATAGGAAAGGTATTCATGTAAATGAATCTGCGTCTCTTTATAAAAGAGTTTAGATACATATGCAGGGCTCAAAGCCACTATACGAGCTACCCTGTCAAGATCTATCATTTCTGTAAAATGTTCTTGAATCCATTCCATAATGGTATCTATACGAAAATCCGTCGAATGGTAGACCATGATTCCTTTTTCTTGCTCTGCATATCGACACACCCGAGATATCAAGATTGTCATATAGGCCCATACCGTTTCCATATACCAGCGATCTTTCTTTTCAAGCTCAGCCCCAATAGTGTTTAAAAGAACTTCTATTTCATAACGAGTTTTCTCTTCAAATTGTATAACTGGTTTATAGTGTTGAGCCCAACATGTATACAGAGGTACAAGAGGCATAAAAAGAGGATGATGAGGATCGATAATATAAAGATTATAGAGCTCACAGGTTTCAGACCCGCGATTAATCCCTCTGTGGAGGACACCTGGAGGTATGAGAGCCAGGGATCCTTCATTCATTCGGTATGTCGCATGTTGATGAAAAAAGGTCCGGGATCCAGAGACTACATACAATAATTCCCAAGAATTATGAAAATGCCGTTCAGGATTTGTAGTAGCCCTGGATTTTCGAATGAATCGAAGATTACAAACCGTATCTTCTATCCGAATATCTGTTTGAAGCATAACAATATATGAACAAATTTCTAGTTATTTGACAATAAATGAACACCTATTTTCTTGTTTTTTTGATACAAATTCTTTCATGCGTACATTATTATCTGTTAAAATAGATGCCATCACTGATCGCCATCGAAGCAAACGGGATTTTATTCTCCATGACAATTTATGGTCTGTGATCATACTCATCGGTCTTCCTCTGGTTTTCTATAACGGGTTAAGTCAAGTATTCAGTTTTATCGATACACTTATTGCCGCTTCTATGGGTCCCCGTATTGTGTCTATTATCTCTTTTATTTCTCAAATCCAATTGCTCTTTACAACGTTAAGT harbors:
- a CDS encoding AraC family transcriptional regulator, encoding MLQTDIRIEDTVCNLRFIRKSRATTNPERHFHNSWELLYVVSGSRTFFHQHATYRMNEGSLALIPPGVLHRGINRGSETCELYNLYIIDPHHPLFMPLVPLYTCWAQHYKPVIQFEEKTRYEIEVLLNTIGAELEKKDRWYMETVWAYMTILISRVCRYAEQEKGIMVYHSTDFRIDTIMEWIQEHFTEMIDLDRVARIVALSPAYVSKLFYKETQIHLHEYLSYVRIQRACQLLATTRKPIYLIAEHCGFGSLTQFGRVFRELTGQHPFEYRKKTNPHYIG